The Ictidomys tridecemlineatus isolate mIctTri1 chromosome 1, mIctTri1.hap1, whole genome shotgun sequence DNA window tttagGTTTAAGAACTTAGGTGTGGTCATCtgttaataatgatgataatcatTAGGTATAAGTGTATTTATAGTGGTAATGGAAGCAGGTGTTTGTCTTAATGTCACTTTGCAAAGCAATTACATCTCATTTACTTCGGTCATAAGTTGACTTTTGGTGTTTTGGGGCTCTTGCCTGGCCCCCACTCTTGCCCACTCCCAATTTAGAATTTAGTTAAAGCATGAGCAATTTGCTACAAGAGTacacaggaaaggaaaaataaattttcccatCAGTTTTAATACATGTAATACCTGAATTAAATTCTTTCCTCAGCTTTCAAGATTATCTTGATGCCATTAAGAAATTAtccttggttttctcatcatTTCCTCTGCCAAACACAATGAATTATCAACTCTCATTTAAAAccctttttaaaagtaaaaaacactTCTAATACAGGCATTTTCATAGTCTGCTATCCAAGAAAGGTGATGTTGTACTATCTTTAATCTCTTTAAAGGCATTGATTCTGAGAGGGAGGGCTCATCTTAGTATTATCATTTAGTATTGGGGGTAGGAAGACtcatgtttttcatgtttttgttcccagtactgggaattaaaccaatACATCACACATGCCAAATAAGGGCTCTACTGAAATACATctccagggcttttttttttttttttttttttttttgagtcaatGTCTTGCAAAGTTGTGTAGGctagcctagaacttgtgattctcctgccttggccctTAGAGCAGCTAAAGTTACAGGTGTGGCCCAGTACCCACAGCTGGGGGACTGGTTTTCAATTGTTACCATAACTACTTTTTATGTTGGATTAAGCCTGTACGATAACATGTGAACTATTTCTAGGCTCTTAACTATAAATACTGAAGATaaattcttggtttctttttttttcctaagtaaaaGGGAGCATTgcataataaaaaataggaataataattaaGACcatataccaaaaataaaaaggaaataattcatatgaaaaatttccttttaataaagatgtataatttaatgaaaacatACTTTGATATCATCATGGGGTatagatatgtttttattttcatacagaAGAGTATGCTGCTTACGTCTTTATAAATAGCCATCTCTGtgtgtctttatatatttttttaaaaatttccatctgaatatttctaaatacattttctttaaaaaaatacacttttctgTGGATGATGAATATCATTATTAGGAAATCCAATTATACAAAAAAATACTACATCTACTCtgggataaatatatttatttttggttacaTATATTAAGTGGCACTAATTACACAGTACTATAAGGTAACTAACATGAAACTGAAGAACTGTCACTCTGCCACAGCTGCTTGGATTTGGGTTTTTCCAGATGAGTACATTTTCAAAAAACTGGATGCCCACCCAGAGCACTGCCAATGAAATCTGCTGAGGAGTAAAGCTCCAACATGATGAGTCACCAGTGTTCCTTGCAGCTGACAGATGATAGGCAGGACATGTTAGTTGTAAAGTAGTTATAGTCCAATTCACAACAATTTACCATTTCTCTTTCTAGAAAGCAACAAGAAGGTTAAACATTCCTTGAATTAGTCCTGGCGTGTCAGGTAGAGTGAAGAGAGGGCTGTTAGAGTAGTGTCAGAAGGACTCTGGCAGGGCAGGCGAGTTGGTCATCATTAATAACGATGGTTGGCTTCTAAATAGTAGCTAAATGGTAGCAAGATGACTTCTGGTTTGTAATCTTAGGTAAATTATAGATAAATGAAAAAGGCCAGTAATCATGCACTAAGATTAATCATGCACTTCAAAATGAATCACTTGAGGGCTGTACTTGCAGCAAGGTTTCACAAGACAAGGCATTTAGGTTTTTTCTTCCAACATCTGGGTTGCAGAGCAGCTCTTGTGGCCATTTCAAAAACTGCCCTCACTCCATCTTTAATCTTTGCTGAGCACTCCATGTACCCAAAGGCGCCAATCCCGTTAGCCATATCTTTGCCTTCTTCAGGTTTCACTGGCTCCTGCTTCATCTTGGCTAACTTCTGCCTTGTGTGCTCATCATTCCGAAGATCATTCTTATTCCCAACCAGGAGGATGGGTACACTGGGACAGAAATGCTTGACTTCTGGGGTCCATTTTTTTATGATGTTGTCTAAACTATCAGGATTGTCGATGGAGAAACACATCAGTATAACATCAGTGTCTGGGTAGGAGAGGGGTCTCAGGCGATCATACGCTTCCTGCCCAGCTGTGTCCCACAAAGCCAACTCTACCTGCTTTCCATCCACTTCGATATCTGCCACATAGTTCTCAAACACTGTGGGCACGTATACTTCTGGGAACTGGTCCTTGCTGAAAACTATGAGCAAGCACGTCTTGCCACTTGCTCCATCACCAACACTCACCAGCTTCTTCTTGATGGCAGCCATAGCTTACACATATTCTGCAAAAGGCGTGGCCTAGGTGACAGAAGTTGTAGAAAGTACCTTGAATTTCCCAGATGAAAAATTCAGACAGTGACTCGAGTCTGGCCTCTTTGCTCAGAGAACGCCTGTCCATGAGTCGCAAGGTCAGAGACCGGACAGATTATGTCCAGAGGCAACGGCTGACTAATGAGAGAACCAACTGCCAGCAGCAGGCTGGGATCGCAAGGGGGCAGGGGGCAGCGAGCGCGGGGCAGCGAGCGCAAGCCAGGGAGGGCGGGTGGCGGCGGGAAAGCCTTACAGTTGCTTTAGAGAAGATTATGTTGGCAAAACAATCTTTTGAAAATTTCACTAACATTTACTCTTAGAATGATATTTCAGCATAATCGTTTCTTCTGATGGTAGAAAGAGATAATGTATACCTTTCATTATTTCTCCCAGTCTACAACAGAGTGCGGACACACGTGCTCAAGTAGATAATACAAATATAGGTTGTTCGAGTGTGTCTATTTACTCAAAGATGACTAATGAAACAGCAATCATAATAGTAGTAGCTCTCATTTGTTAAGTTGTTTTCTGTAGCAGACTTTAATGTTAGGCAAGCTACTTGCATTTTCTTATCATTCAAGCTAGGTTGATTTCTTATCAATCATAGCTTCATAATTATCCATCCTTGTTAGGAATTAGTTAACTCAAAACATTCCCAGGGTTTTGCCTCACAATGCCTATCCCAACACGAGACTCATTAGTCACAAAAATGCCTGTATATTGGAAATGTATCAAATTAGGAAGGAGCAGAACTTGATGGGGACTTTATTGTGGCTCCAGTATCCCCTTAGCAAGGAAGGATGTGTATGTtcattcctccaaaaaaaaaaaaaaaagcctatctTGTCATTTTGATAGATACATTTCTACCTCAATTCATGAGTTTAGGCAATATGCATAATTTGCTTGTAAGAAATTAGAGATAGCAGAATATATATTACTTCTCCTCATAGCATTCTTCAGAAAATTGGACTTCAGACCATGTTAAACTGggacatacatatataaaatgtaaaactactatCCTTCTGATACCTGCTGAAAACTAAAAGTATATTTGGGCCAAAAACTCATTTCAGAGGCTTATTTGAATGATCTATGGCCTTTCTACTCCTCAGCACCTCCCATCTCCTCCCTATTCTTATTCTCTGTCTTTTCTGTTCAgtctattttatgttatttagtCATGAGAAGTAATGTTATGGGTTTTGTTATTCCTCAAAGCTATAggtttcttaccttttttttttttttttaaacttagtttAAATCCACGTTCACAAGTCACAAAATCTTACTGTATGGGAGATCCTATGATGTAGTCATATTCCATACATACAGTGAAAGTATATATTCTCTTTATCTTAAGTTAATTAGTCCTCAGTAAGACTATTTCTAAAATATGATTTTGCTATCATTCAAGGAAAGAGTCCCAGAGAGGTTAGGTAATTAAAGCTTGTTAACTATATCATCTTGAAAATCTGATATTTTATCCATGATTTGATAAGTGACCATCTCACTGGAAATAATCTCAGCTATAATCTTAGATCATTCatgatttttatcaaatattcatgttttaaagAGGCAAtggaatttattataaatatgaatgtaCTATAATGACTTATATGTACTATATGTACTTATATGACTTAATGTAATATAATGGCTTACAAAATTCTATTTTCCTGCTGGATTTAAACAAGTTTAAAGACTAGCTCTTTATAGGGCTtgaaataccatttaaaaaaaactgatatattttcagattttcaagTATTAGTAGTAAAAATGGccatgaaaattataaattaaatagttTAAAGCAATATAATATAGTATTAATATATCTGAACACATATTAATATCACCTAGATAAATTTGGTATAAATATAGATCTCATGAGTTGTAGTCCCTGGAGGTTCCTATAACTTTTAAGTACAGCTCAAGGTTTCTCACTAAGAAAGGGTCCTGAATTGTTGTAAATTCACCGGTATAATTCTCAACATgtactttgaactttcaatcttcctgccttagcctccctagttgctgggattaaaggcctaTGCCACTGTTCCTAGCtaaatattgcattaaaaataattagaggcatttatttaaaaatttggattaCTGCATTCAaccaaaaatatttgatttactgGAACATGAATTTTATCAAGCACCCCAGGTGATTACAGTACTATAAGTCCACAAAACATATGCTGATAAACAAAATACACTTGAAAAGTCTTCATTTCAAGAAACATAAGCACAGCAAAATTCAAGGTCTCCAAGAGAACAATTCTATGATTTCACATAAATTTATCCatctagaaatattttctttatttctgatctAACTTTCATGGACAATTTAAGGAGAGTTTGTTTCAGTGTTCTTTCTTTACTTTCAGACTTTCTGTAGTCCAACAGAGCTGtccttcctgcttttcttttgttttataattcctTTAACATTAGGATCAAACACTGGGAAGCTGAAGGATGATTCCACCACAGACATAgtattgactttttaatttaacttttatttttttagatatttgctATATTTGAAACTTCCATTGTAGCCTTTGCATATTAAAAATCTAGattttcatttatctatctatctatctatttatttattttgaaccagggattgaatctagggatgcttaaccactgagcccagcccccacttttaaaaattttgattgattgattgattgagacagggtcttgctaatttgctaatttgtttagggccttgctaagttgctgaggctggctttgaactttcaatcctcctgtgtcagcctccctagttgctgggattaaaggccttTGCCACTGTTTCTAGCTAAATATATATCTTaccttaaaaatatgaaataaatttataaatttgaacCTAGACTTGTATAAGTTATGGATTTCTGGGTAGATTTATCTGCTTTAGATAAagtatgataattttaatttatcatcATCTCTACCTCTCTCAATAATCTCACTGACATCAGGAGCATGTTCAAGTGTACATGACCATTTCTCAATGggaatagttttatttttgagaaattattttctataatcatatttatataaaaagtcaGAGATTACAAAATTGTATGCTTCAGTATAAATGAGGGAGCAATCTTTACAAAAGGgataatattttatgcatttatttaaaaacctaAAATGATTCACACACTTTGTTATTTGTAggtatgtgattctgcaatccctcatttatttgatttttgtctctaagattaaaatgaaaatccatGGTCTTTGTGCAGATATAAATGATGTCTTATTCATGCTTATAACCTAAGCACCAAGCTAAATTTAAAGTAATTGACTTAGAATAAATTCACATATGTGTGTTTCACTGATTAATATGATTgcttttcagatttttatcaacattataaattatacaattcaaattattttattattttgttgtccTTTAGAttgtctttaaaatgtttttctctttccatatgatcccttttttttcttttcagtggaGGGAGGTGTTAAAAGAAACTCAGAGTGGAATCTATTGAACATACTCCTCTATGGCACTTCATATCTAGTACAAGAGATTTATCTCATGTCCCAACAGACTCCAGCCATATGGTTTCTGATAGAAATCAACCTTCCCATCTTCTACCATATATACTCAATTCTTATCACTTAAGTACTTTTGTAGTGAATGTTTATTCTAAGTTAATTCTCATTATGTAATCCATCACtaaatttatgtttattcttTTAGGTAATATGCTACTTTCCACTGTGCTTTTAATGTTTAACAAGCATGATGAACATTTAGAATACATtgtgtgaatgaataaatactcACTCAGCACTCTATGAAAAGTAAATGAGTTAAAATGCAAGCCCAAAtgagaaacagagaaaataataatcatttactgaatatttattatatgttagGCACTAAACTAAGAAAATCCTGCACATtacctcattttattttcactacAGTTCTTAGATAGACACTATCTTTGTTCTTTCTGATGAGAAAACAAAGTTTCAAGGAAGAGGCCGTAACAAGCAGAACTCAGAATAGAAAGGTGGACTCTTTGATCCTAAACCCAGTTCCTGCTTCCAGGTGGGGAAATTAGTAGACAAGCATGGAAGAGTTAAGAAAGTGTAAGGAGAAGGTTCAGGAATGACAACAGTTCCCTGACAAGACCTTTATTTTCAATGACCAAGTACTCATCTGCACTTACTTCGTTAAGTAAGGTTAgtggttattttgaaaattaaaattatacaaattcaagttacttcaaaatttcaaaaagataaaattcttaACTTTCAAAAAGCATTAatttttaagccattaacattcctTTAAAGATCAATATTGCCTTAaaaataatcctttaaaaatgaagttttcaACATTTCCAGTGGATTTTGCATATATTACCTATTTTACAACTTCttagaaaaagcaaaatattatagATTTGGTCCTGGCAGGGCATCATGATAGACCTAAATGATTCAACATTAGAACTTTTCTGACCTCTCAGCTCCTCTACCTTTGTGTTACCTCAGGAATATTATtgtcacatttaaaatatttcaagattttctaCTATACTGGTATGTAGCTATAATTTTATACATAGTTCTAGTgtacatgtatttgtgtgtgtacacttgtgtatgtgtgtgttgccAGATATTGCTTACTGattccttttctaattttttattccactttgttttttaatataaatgcttTCTTCTAACTCATAGAATGTATTTACATAGGTTTTTATGCTGCATCATCTAGTACTCCATGTCCTATTTCAGttttacttttgatattttaaaaaatctatagaaATGATATTGTTCCAAACTAGAGAAGTGTTGTGTTgtatagtctctctctctctctctctctctctctctctctatatatatatatatatatatatatataaatataaaatctctctctatatatatttatatatataaaatcacaataGCAATAACACCAACAgactaaaaaatgaaacaaaataaaaaaaggatgtTTTTACATTTCTCAAATATTATGAGCAAATCCATTGTCCTAATGTATACCTGTTTCATTTGTCAACCATTATTTGGCTTCAGATACAAAAGCTGATTTCCTAACTCATTCTCTTCAAATCTTCGGGAAAGACTTCCCCCTGGATTCCATgtctctcattcttcttcttattattatcttCTTTATACCTAAGTTATACCAAAGAAATAGTACAGCAAAACAGAATTGTACTCAgcagaaaaataattgataattgATAATTATTGATTGATAATTAGGATAGGCCAGAATGTTTAACAGAGAAAGGATAAaggcaatgaaaaaaaatgtaaataaaacagTATATAATAATTGTTGATGAGGCCTTAGAAAATACAGTTAATCTCCTGAATCTGAGTTTTTCTACTATAAAATGCTTAATACCTACCTATATCATAGGTAGAATGAGATAATCCAGTTTAAATGTTTAGATAGTGTCTTGCatcaaaactcaaaatatttttgaaatatgagGTATATTAAAGACATGTTATAGAATTAAGGCCATTAGTCAAATAAAAGCCAATAGTTTTCAGGGCTCAAGGGTTGATACATAGTATTTATAaacaaaagttttttaaataatcaggATGAATGAAGCCTCTTCACTCTATAATGCTGTGATCTGATGAGGTGTTATTCATAAACCTAAGAGGAGGAGTCAGTGACAATATAATTGGTAGAACAGGATAAAAAATAGCAACTAACATTTTCCAGTGCCTGTTTTTCCCATGAAACTGCCTCAGTATCAttcataaaactattaaaatatacaaaatgttattttttacaacatttagagaaattattttagtggcataaatatatgcaaataatagAGTTACACATAAGAAGTGTTAAGCCAATATTTAGCCAcctaatatattataaatagtcCTGCCTTCACACACATTTCCTCTGGGGAGCAAATAGAGTTATTTACTTTCTGTTGGTATGCAGTGTTCTTCAGAatgtcttttttataaaaatgttaaattaatgTGGGTGGGGAGGTGGTTAAGAAAACATTGCTCTATACCAACACACATAactatgtaatttatataataaatgcaaCCATAGCTGCAGTATATTTTCTGGATGTTAATGGCTTGAAATTCCTTTCAGTAGCAGCATTAATCAGTCAAGGATGGGTTATTTTATGGTCTTTAATGGCCTTTGCTGATAGATGGAGATTTTGTTTACAGATTATTCTTCACTGAACTGCCATACATTGCAAGCTATGATTCTTAAGAGATGTTCTCAAAATACAAACTATGCTGCTAAGAAATCTGTTCACAGCTAAATTAAATTAGAAAGCTGCATTCTTTATGAAGCATAGGTAATGGAACAGTATGCCACAAATGCCTTTTCCTAGGACATTCATGTGGAATGTCTTCAACATATAATTTTTCCCTAAGAAATATCTCTCTGCTTGTGTGCACGTTTATGAGCCTACTTGTAACTCCTCAGTAATTTATGTAGAATAT harbors:
- the LOC101971159 gene encoding transforming protein RhoA isoform X2, with the translated sequence MAAIKKKLVSVGDGASGKTCLLIVFSKDQFPEVYVPTVFENYVADIEVDGKQEPVKPEEGKDMANGIGAFGYMECSAKIKDGVRAVFEMATRAALQPRCWKKKPKCLVL
- the LOC101971159 gene encoding transforming protein RhoA isoform X1, whose protein sequence is MAAIKKKLVSVGDGASGKTCLLIVFSKDQFPEVYVPTVFENYVADIEVDGKQVELALWDTAGQEAYDRLRPLSYPDTDVILMCFSIDNPDSLDNIIKKWTPEVKHFCPSVPILLVGNKNDLRNDEHTRQKLAKMKQEPVKPEEGKDMANGIGAFGYMECSAKIKDGVRAVFEMATRAALQPRCWKKKPKCLVL